The genomic interval AGGGCCACGCCCAGGTTCTGGTGAGCGGCCGCGTGGTTGGGGTCGAGGGCGATCGCCTGACGGTAGGCCGCAATTGCCTCGTCGAGGTAGCCCCGGGCTCGGTGGGCGGTGCCCAAGTTGTAGTGGGCCACCGCCAGGGTGGGGTCGGCGGCGATCGCCTGCTGAAACAGGTCGATAGCGGCCTCAAAATCCCCCTCAGCTTTCTTCAAACTGCCGCAGTTGATCCACGCGCCCAGCTTGAGCACCGGGGGCACCGCCTCGGCCAGGGCGGCCTGGTACTCGCGGGCGGCCTGCTCGGGCTGGGAGGCCAGGGCCAGGGCGCGGTGGTAGTGCAGCTCGTAGCGGGTGATCTCATCAAGGGCACCTGCCTGCTCCAGGGCGCGGTTCAGCAGGGGCAGAGCCGCTGCATTCTGGTCGGACTCGATGTAGAGGGCGGCCAGCTTGTTCAGTAGGTAGCCGTCGTCGGGGTGGTCGGCCAGGTAGCCTTCCATAATGGTGCGGGCGCGATCGAACTTGCCCCGCTGCATCACCACCGCCGGGTCGTAGCCCGTGTGGTGCAGGGCGGGCTCGGCCAGGGTCACCACCTGCCAGTGGGGAGACTGCGCCTGGAGGGCCGCAACGGCGTCGTCTACGGTTTCGTGGTAGGGGCGGCTGAAGCTGACCTCGCTCAGGCGGCGAAAAAATCGGGTGATCAGCGTGTAGGGGGCCTGGGGCGCACCCAGCTCCAGGCGCAGCAGGTTCACCGCCAGCACGTCGGCGGCGGCGACCTCCCCCAGGGGCTGCCCCCGGTCAAGGGCCATCAGCACCTGGGCGGTTTGGGGCAGCAGCACCTCGTCGGCATCGAGCACCAGCACCCAATCGCCGGTGGCGTGGCGCAGCGATGCGTTGCGGGCGGCAGCAAAGTCGTTGGTCCAGTCAAAGCGGTGAACCTGGGCTCCGTGGGCCTCAGCGATCGCCACCGTGTCGTCGGTGGAGCCGGTATCGACCACAATGATTTCTCCCACCACCCCCTGCACACTGGCCAGGGTGCAGGGCAGGCTTGCCGCCTCGTCTTTGACAATCATGCAGAGGCTGATCATTACCCTTCTCCCAGCGCCTGTTTCGCCCGCGCGATCGCCTGACGCACCTGCTCAAAGCCGGTGCCGCCGTAGCTATTGCGGGCTGAAACCACCTGCTGCGGGGCGATCGCCGCGTAGATGTCGTCCCCAAAGGCGGGATGGATTGCCTGCCACTCCGCCAGGGTGAGTTCCCGCAGCAGCTTGCCCGCCGCCAGCGAGGTTTTGACCACCTGGCCCACCAGGTTGTAGGCCTCGCGGAAGGGGATGCCCCGCGCCGCCAGGTAGTCGGCCACATCGGTGGCGTTGGCATAGTCTTCGTTGACGGCTTGGCGCAGGCGCGGCACCTGAAACACCACCCCCTCCCCCAGCAGAATGGTCATCGCCTCCAGACAGCCCTGGACGGTTTGCACGGTGTCAAAAATCGCCTCTTTGTCCTCCTGGAGGTCTTTGTTGTAGGCCAAAGGCAGCCCCTTCATCATCACCAGCAGCCCCTGTAGGTGGCCGAACACGCGCCCGGTTTTGCCCCGCACCAGCTCGGGTACGTCGGGGTTCTTCTTCTGGGGCATGATGCTGGAGCCGGTGGAGCAGCTGTCGTTGAGGGTGATAAAGCTAAACTCCTCCGAGGCCCAGAGAATCATTTCCTCCGATAGGCGCGACAGGTGCACCATGATCAGGCTGGCGGCGCAGGCAAACTCAATCGCAAAGTCGCGATCGCTCACCCCGTCCAGGCTGTTGCCGTAGACCCGCTCAAACCCCAGCAGCTCGGCTGAATACTGGCGATCGATGGGGAAGGTGGTGCCCGCCAGCGCGCCGCTGCCCAGGGGCAAAATGTTCACCCGCTTTTGGATGTCACCCAGCCGCTCCCAGTCCCGCTGAGCCATATCAAAGTAGGCCAGCAGATGGTGGGCCAGACTCAGGGGCTGGGCCCGCTGCAGGTGGGTATAGCCGGGGATCAGGGTTTCCACATGGACCTCGGCCAGATCGAGCAGGGTCTGCTGAAACTGGCGCAACTGCCCCTGAATGCCTTCGATCTGGGCCCGCAGGTAGAGGCGCACGTCGGTGCCCACCTGGTCGTTGCGGGATCGGGCCGTGTGCAGCTTTTTGCCCACATCGCCAATCAACTCGGTCAGCCGTCGCTCCACGGCGAAGTGCACGTCCTCGGCCTCCACGCCGGGGGCAAAGCTGCCGCAGCGGTACTCCTGGCGAATGGTCTCCAGACCGTTCACGATCTGCTCCCCTTCCTCAGGGCTGAGAATGCCGGTCTTGACCAGCATTTTGGCGTGGGCCTCAGAGCCGGTGAGGTCGTACTCGATCAGCTCGATGTCGAAGCCGATGCTGGCGTTGAACACCGCGATCGCAGGATGCAGCGCTGTTTCAAAGCGCTGGCTCCAGGTCTGGGGATTGGGCGTTTCCATGGGCAGGCTAGTGCGTTTAAGCGATTGCGGTTAAAAAGCGGTCAGGTTGCGGATCATATAGCCAAGCACAATGCCAAACAGCAGCGCCCACAGCTGGCCCGACTCGACAAAGTTATTCCAGATATCGACCATATCGCCGAGAATATCCTGGTCAAACTGCTGGGCCAGTACGGGGGAGAGGGGGGCTGAAGACGGCGAGAAGCCTGCCATTCCGGCTACGGCCAGGGGCTCCACTCCGGTAAAATAGCCGCTGAACCCATCCCCGGTATCCAGACTGACGGGGCGAAGGACTGTATCTATAGAAAGGGACTGAGCCGCGCTTTGAAACAGAGAGTTGGGCAGAGAAGAACCGTGAGGCTGGGGTATAGCGTCCATGGCACCGTGACGACCTGAACATGGTTAACACCCAACAGACTATCACCATACCGCAGCGACCGAGCCTCTGGAACCCAAAAACGGTCAGCGCTTTAGCGGTTTTGATCGGCCTCGGCCTGGCCGCGTACCAGGCGGGGCTGGGCCGACCCGGCTTGGTGCTGATCAACTGGGGCGGCTGGCCGCAGCTGCGGGAGTTCTGGCTGGCCAGTCTGCACCCCGACCTCAGCCCGGAGTTTGTGGCGCTGATGGGCCGCGCGGCGCTAGTCACCCTGGCCTACGCGGTGCTGGGCACCACCCTCAGCGTGGGGCTGGGGCTGGTGGGGGGAGTGCTCTCCTCGGCGGTGTGGTGGCAAACGCTGCTGCCTGGCGGCGGGCCGCGTCAGGGGCTGCGCCAGGGCCTGTGGCTGGGGGTGCGGGGGCTACTGGCCTTTCCCCGCGCCATCCACGAGCTGATCTGGGGACTGGTGCTGCTGCAGGTGCTGGGGCTGGACCCCATGGTGGGGGTGCTGGCGATCGCGATTCCCTTTGGCGCGATCGTGGCCAAGGTGTTCTCAGAAATTTTGGACGAAACCCCCCAGGAGCCGCTGTACGCGCTCCTGAACGCTGGTGCGCCGCCGCTGGCGGCCCTGGTCTACGGCCTGCTGCCCCAGGCGTTGCCCAACCTGCTCTCCTATACCTTCTACCGCTTTGAGTGCTCCCTGCGGTCCTCGGCGGTGCTGGGCATCATTGGAGCGGGGGGACTGGGCTACGAAATTTTTCTCAGCCTGCAGTCCCTGCGCTATGAGCAGCTGTGGACCGGATTTTACGCGCTGATTCTGCTCAACGGGGCCGTCGATGCCTGGAGTGGCCTGGTGCGCCGCCGCATGGGCTTTACCAGCCGCCTCGACATCAACCGCAAACCGGGGGATGTTGCCCCCCGGCCTGGACTGAAGGCCCCCCGCCAGGACCGATGGCTGCGGCTGTCCTGGTTGGGGGTGGTGCTGGCCATCCCCCTGAGCGGGTGGTTTCTGGGGCTGGATGTGGCGGTGCTGTGGTCGGCTCGCACCCAGCGGCTGCTGGGCGAACTCCTGGCCACCGGCTGGCCGTCCCCGCCGAGCTGGCCTGAGATCATAAATCTGGCCCAGCTCGCCTGGCTGACGCTGGCCATGTCCATGGTGGCGATCGCCCTGGCAGGCCTCTTCGGCATTTTCGTCTCGCTGCCGGCGGCCCAAAACCTGCTGCTGCCGGGGGGGCTCCTGCAGCCGATCGGGCAACATCGGCCCTGGCCCTGGGTGGAGTACGGACTGCTGGGCCTCAGCCGACTGGTGCTGCTCATCAGCCGCGCCATCCCGGCCCCGATCTGGGCGCTGGTGCTGCTGTACATGCTGTTTCCGGGGGTGCTGCCCGGAGCCCTGGCCCTGGCCCTGCACAACTTCGGCATTCTGGGCCGGCTGATGGCCGAGGTGAACGAAAACCTGGACGATCGCCCTGTGCGTGCCCTTTCGGCCCTGGGGGCTGGCCCCGGCGCGGTCGTAGCCTACGGCATTTTGCCGCAGAATTTGGGGCGCTTTCTAGCCTACATTCTCTATCGCTGGGAAGTGTGCCTGCGCGAAACCGTGATTGTGGGTCTGGTGGGAGCCGGGGGGCTGGGCCGCCTGCTGACGGAGCAAATCAGCAGCTTCGACTACCGCGGCGTGACGATTACCCTGGCGGTGTTTGTCGCCCTCACCTTTGGCGTGGATGCGGTGAGCCAGCAGCTGCGCGGAGTGCTGAGGGAGTGAGGGGTAGAGGGTAAGGGGTCAGGGGTAGAGGGTAAGGGGTCAGGGGTAGAGGGTAAGGGGGCAGGTGCAAGCCGCAGCCGTCAACCCAAAACCCCACTCCCCACTCCCCACTCCCCACTCCCTACTCCTTACTCCTTACCTCGCCAGTCGGGACACTCCCCACCCCCCTGCCAACCGTGGGGATGGATGGCGCACACCAGAATACAGCGCTTGGCGCGGCTGGTCCCGTAGGCAATGCCATGGTAGTTGGTGCAGCCCTGGCAGGGGCTGGGCCGATGGGTGGGGATTGCCTGAAACCCCACCTGCGATCGCAGAATTTGCTGCTTGCTCTGTTTGCGATGCCACTGCTCGTAGGCCCGTCGGCGGCACAGATCGTTGGCTCGGTAGAAGAGTTCGTTGGTCACGCTCATGACCTATCCTCCCTGTAGGGGCTGATGACGCGGGACGCGCCGGGGTAGCTGTGGATGAAGGCTAATCAGTCAGCCGCTGCCAACCGCTTATCTGCACAGTACCAGCGATGGCCCTAAAACTAGACTACCCAACGGAGCAGAGCGATTCGGTAAACGTTAATGGGTTGCAATGTCGCGTTTTGACCCTGGGGCGTATTGTCAATTCTAATTACACGTCTTATCTCGTCAGGGTTGCCACGCCCGACACCAAACTCAGGCTAGCGCGCCACCCAACCTACGGGAACCCTAATTTTTAGCTTTGACGCTGCACTAGTCTAGAGTAGCGGCTGAGGAGAATGGATTCCCGTAGACCCATCCGGCCGCAGTGTTATGCAGAAGCCGCATTGATTATCGCAAATAACGCATATTACGGAACCGCAACAGTCAATGGTGTGCTAGGCGACAAAATTACAGCATTTGTTAATGGCACAGCCTCTTCATTAAGGGGAAAATAAGCGCAAGCTGCTAGTCAAACCCTAAAAACTATCAGTAAACTGGGATACGGAATCTAAAGATTCTTGTCTGGCTTATTTGACCTTTGTCTTGTGCAGCTCCTCCGTCGTTAACTGGGTTTAGGTATGCTTCAGTCCCTCCACTATTCCATCGACATCATTCGTGACGAAGCCCGACAGCTGATTCAAAAGGGCGTAGTTAGCCGTCAGCAGCCCATCTATACCCTCTGCCGTCACATCCCCGCCCGCGAGTGGGCACTGGTGGAGACTGAGCTAGAGTCTTCGGGTTTTCTACTGCGCGATCGCGTGGGCGATCTCATGGGCCGCGAAGACTGGGAAAACGACTAGACTGTCACTCCCGTGGCCATTTCAACCGTTATCCAAACAAACTGAGCTGGGTCGAGGAGGCTTCTTCCTCGGCCCTTTGTTGTGCGACCACATCCCACAGCAGCGGGGGCAGTGGGGCACCGGCCTGCTGTAGCTGGTGATAGACCTCGCGGGCCACCGCTGGGGACCGGGCCTCCTGGGGACAGTGGGCAAAGAAATAGACGTCGGTACCCCCCGCCAGCCACTGGCACAGCCGGGGCACCCACTCGTCGAAGTAGGGCTGGTTGTAAGCCAGGTTAGGGTGGCTGATGTAGCGCACGATCGTAAACGCCGCCGTCACCTCAGGCTGTAGCGGCAGCTTGGGCTTTTTGCGCTCTGAGCCGATCTGCGGGTCGTCACTGGGGGTATTGATGCAGTCGTAGATCGGTCGGGTATCCAGCAGCACCCGACCCACCCCCAGGCCGGTGAGCAACTGGTTGAGGCGGGTGGCGTGGGGCTCGGCAAACCACCCCAAGTGGCGCACCTCCACGGCGATCGGGGACTGCTGCCGGGGCCAGCGGGCGAGAAAATCCCTCAGATCGGCCAGGTGCTCGGGGCCGTAGGTGGGCGGCAGCTGAATGAACAGTGGCCCCAGGCGATTCTCCGCTGGAGCTGCGCCAACGCCCAGGGGCATCAGCGTCTGTAGAAATCGGTGGGATGCTTCGACAAAGGGCACCAGTTTGCCCTGGTGGGAAAACGCGCGGGGCAGCTTAGGGCAAAACCGAAACCCTGGGGGCATGGTGGCCGCCCAGCGATCGATGGTTTTGGCGTCAGGCATGGAGTAGAAGGTGGTGTTGCCCTCCACGGCGGTCATGCGATCGCCGTAGAGTCGCAAAAAGTCTCCCGCCTTGCTGCCCCTGGGGTAAAAGCTGCCCACCCAGTCTTTGAACGCCCACACGGCGCACCCGGTAAAGTAACGTCCTGCCATGGCTTTCCTACTACCCTGCCCGATTCTAGTTTAAGGAAGGGTTGCCCGGAGTTTTGGACGCTCCCGTCAGGGTTCGTTATGCTGAAACCCCACTTGGCAAAGGTAATCTTTGTCCCTCTCCCTGCCGTTTACCGTGCTATCCATGGAATCTTCCTCTGTTCTGGCTGCTCTCCATCCCGACTCGATGGTGATTGCCCCTGGCACCCAGGTCAACCTGAAAGACTTTGACTCGGGCTTTACCGGTGCCCTGAAGAAAAAAGAGGCCAAGGACCTTTTGCAGGTCAGCGTAGGGGAACTGGCCAAGTACCAGGACGTGCTCTACGCCCAAAACACCTACGCCCTGCTGCTGATCTTTCAAGCGATGGACGCAGCGGGTAAAGACAGCACGATTAAAAACGTGCTGTCGGGGGTGAACCCCCAGGGTTGCCACGTGGTCAGCTTTAAGCAGCCCTCCAGCGAAGAACTCGACCACGACTACCTGTGGCGGGCCAGCAAAGCCCTGCCCGAGCGCGGCAAAATCGGCGTGTTTAACCGCTCTTACTACGAAGAGGTGCTGATCGTGCGGGTGCATCCCGAAATTTTGAACACCCAGCAGCTGCCCGACAGCCTCAAGAGCGAAAACCTTTGGCAGCAGCGATTTGAAGACATCAACAACTTCGAAAAATACTTGGTCAACAACGGCATTCTGGTGATGAAATTCTTTCTCAACGTGTCGAAGGAGGAGCAGCGGCAGCGGTTTCTCAAGCGGATTAATCGCCCCGACAAAAACTGGAAATTTTCGGTCGGCGACGCCAAAGAGCGCGGCCACTGGGACGACTACCGCATCGCCTACGAAGACGCCCTTACCCACACCAGTACCGACTGGGCCCCCTGGCACGTCATACCCGCTGACCACAAGTGGTTTACCCGCCTGGCGGTGGCCAGTCTAGTCCAGCAGAAGCTGGAGTCGCTAGATCTGGCCTACCCCGTACTGGAGGAAAACCATTTGGAGCGGCTGCAGGAGGCAAAGGTGATGCTGGAAAGTGAGGAGGAGTAGGTGAGTGGGGGGTGGATAAGGGAATGGAGGGATGAGGGGATGAGGAAGTCTTAGGTTTTGGATTTGGACTTACCCTTCCTCACCTCCTCATCTTCCTCACCTCCTCACCATTCCGTTTTCCGCCAACCGCGCGGCGACTCGAAACAACTGCGCCTCCTGATACGGTGCGGCTATCAGCTGAACACCCACGGGCAGTTGTCCCGGTCGGTGAATGGGCACAGAGAGCACCGGCAACCCGATAAACGAAAGGGGCTGGGTGTAAAACCCCAGGTGGGGGCGCAGGGGGTAGGTGTCGCCGTCGATCTCTAAGATGGTTTGGTCGAGGGGTGGGGCGACGCAGGGGGTGGTTGGGGCAATCAGTACGTCGTAGGGCTGAAAGATGTCGCGGACGCGATCGCGGTACCAGCGCCGCAGCCGCTGGGCCTGCAGGTACCAGGCGGCAGGAATCATCGCTCCGGCCAAAAAGCGATCGCGGGTGGCTGGGTCAAAGTCCATCGGGCTCTGGCGCAGTCGTTCCAGATGCAGTTGGCTGCCCTCGCAGGCGGTGATGATGTAGGCGGCGGCCCGAGCCCGGTGGGTTTCGGGAAATTCTACCTGTGCAGAGACTCCTAGGGCATGGAGTACTTCGGTCAAAACCTTGCGCACCAGCGGCTCCATGCCCCGCTCAAAATGCCCCCCCAGTTGGGCAATCCGCAGCCCCTCGGTTCCCTGGGTAAGGGCGGGAGTGACGGGCACTGGGGGCCGTTGGGTACAGACGGGGTCGCCTGGGTCTGGCCCCTGCATAGTGTCGTAGATGGTGGCGAGGTCGGCGAGGGACCTGGCCATTGGCCCCACATGGTCTAAGCTGCTGGAGAATAAAAACGACCCTGCCCGCGACAGCCTGCCGTAGGTGGGCTTGAGGCCGTAGATCCCGCACAGCGCAGCGGGTACGCGAATCGAGCCATTGGTGTCGGAGCCGAGGCTAAAGGGCACCAGCCCCGCCGCCACCGCCGCCGCCGACCCGCCCGAGGAGCCGCCCGCCATCCGCGTCGGGTCGTGGGGATTGGGGGTGGTGCCGTAGTGGGCGTTGATGGTGACAAAGCCGTAGGCGTACTCGTCCATATTCAGCGCTCCCACCAGCACCGCCCCGGCCTGCTGGAGGCGGGCGATCGCCGTAGCATCCTTTACCGCTGGGGGATGGCTCTGGTTGAGCTTGGCCCCCGCGATTGTAGTCAGCCCCGCAATGTCAAACAGGTTTTTGACGGCAAAGGGAACGCCCGCCAGGGGGCCGGGGTTTTCCCCTGCGGCGACGGCAGTGTCGATGGCCTGGGCCTGCGATCGCGCCCGTGCTGCCGTCACCGCCGTAAAGCAGTTCAGCGCTGGGTCGCGAGTGGCGATATCGTCCAGCGCCCCCTCCACCACCGTGGCCGCACACAGTTTCCCGGCCTTAACGGCAGCGGCCAGGGCCAGGGAATCGGGCGGTTTGCTCATGGCTCAAAGGTGGCAGCACTTTCCACCGGATCTGGCAGCGGAAAGGTCAGCACGGGCTGGGCCAGCTCCCACAGGTGCTCCACATTGGCCACCACCCCCGGTTTAATCTCGGCGGGAATGGAAAGCCCCAGGGATGTGGCGATCGCATCAATATAGTTGGTCAGGGCAGTTGAGTCAGGCGGTCCAGCGCTCATGTCGCTCAATAACATCTACAACGTACTAATCCAGTTCACCCTTTTGCTTTGCCAAAAATGGCTCAGTAAAGCGAACGCAATCCAGACATGAGCTAAGTTTATCCCAGTTCTGCAATGAGCAATAATGCTCAGGGCGGCTCAGAGGTGTGTAGCCCAATGGCTACTTTTGCGCTTGCAGAAAAAAATATCTCCAACGCCGTGCTCCTGATGGTCATACCCTCTACTCCGACAAAGGTGGCCACCATTGAGATCGTGGGATGGATAATCGGTTAAACCGTTGCGGCTAAATCAGCCCCTTGTTCGTGGGGAATCCCTCCCTGTAGCCCCTGATCCGCAAACAGCGCCCCTTCACCCCACACTATCCAACTCCTGCTGCCAGATCTGCTCCTGCAGGGCCTCGTTCTCCAGGCTGAGGGCCACCGCTCGCTGCTTCAGGCCGTCGCGTTCGGCAGCGATCTCCTGGCAGCGGTACTTGAGGCTGGTCTGCTGGTGGAACTGCTGCCCCAGCTCGGTGCTGAGTTCGGCGATTTTTTGCCGCTGGGCCTCAATGATGGCCCGCAGTGCCACGGGATCGTCCGCCTCTGAGGGTTGCTCTGGGGAAGCGGGGGGCAGGGCGAGAGACATGGGCGGTTCGATCCCCCCCCCTACCCCCTGGTGGGATGCGTTGACGTAGGCCTGCATCCGGGCCAGGGTAACCTGGTGGCGGGTGAGGGTGTTGTCGAGGTGCTGAATGTGCTGCTGGGCCGCCTGGAGCTGGCTGCTAAGGCTAACCGTGAGCGATCGCGCGATCATCACCTCAGAGTTCAAATCCAAATTTTGCCCGGAGGGGCGACCCAGGGCCAAGTTCTGGTAGTGGTTCTTGAGCCGCACCAGGTAGTCCTGCACCTCGGCCTGGCCCTGCTGAATCCGCACCCGCAGCCGCTCTAGCTCCAGCTGCTGGTCGGTCACCAGGCCTGTCACCCCACCCAGCAGCTGGTCGAGAACCTCGTGCTGCCACTGGTCTTTGGCCTCGAGCTGCTGCTTGAGGTTGACAATGATTTTTTGCTGAACGTTGGAATATTCTTCGGTTTGGACGAGATGAGCCTGGAGCATCTGGTGGTTAGCCAACTGCTCCTGCATGTCTTCTAGGGATTCTTTGGCCTGGTCGAGGGCCTGCTGCAGCAAACAAACACGTTGAACCAGCTTGAAGTCCAGCGAGCTTTCCTGGAACATAAGCGAAACCGATGAAGAGGAACTCGGAGCAGGGTGACGATTTTGAACGGTAGACGGAAACGGTAGGGGCGGTCGTAGGGGCGCTTTGGCGGGGGTAAGCTGTACCCTATCAGGCCGGGCCTGGACGCAACTGTGGGGGGCACTACTTTAGGACTGAACCCTACTGAAACTTTACACGGCGGCGGGGATTAGATCGATAGGGGCCGCACCCTGCTTCAACCGCGACGGTGGCCTGGCTAAAAGCCCGGAATCAGGCTCCACAGGCTGAGGCCCAGCAGGACCGTGCAGGCGTGCTGAAGCCAGCGCTGCAAACTCGACTGGCGACCAATTTTGGTGGTTAGCCACACCGACAACCCCATTCCCAACAGCAGCGTTGCTCCCTGTAGAAAGGCTACCACTGCTGGGTGGGCAACCCAAACCGGCAGATTTGCCCCTGAGAGTCCAAAGGTGGCTAAAGACACGGGCAAAACGCGCCCCCCCTCCCCCAGACCCAGGCGCAAATAATGGGCCAAATTGGCCGCCCACACCAGGGGCAGATAGCCGTAGGCCAGCCGCACCACAGGTCGGGGGGATAGGCCCCGGGACTTGCGCCAGAGCCCCTGCGCCCCCTCCACCCCCAGGGGTAGCAGGGCGGGCAGCGCCAGCACCCCCAGGGAGACCAGGCTGTGGCCCAGCACTGTCTCTGTGGGCAGCTGAATGCCCAGCCGGGTCTGGATTTCAGGCAGACGGTGCAGGTACACTGCCCCCAGCAGCAAAAACATCAGCGCCACCTCAGCGGCGCGGGGGCGGTGGGTGGTCCACAGCTCGATACCGGGGGGGCGCAGGTTTAGTTCGACGGAGCGGTGGGGGCAGGCCTTGAGACAGGTCATGCAGAGCACGCAGTCGCGGTTGTCTTCCAACTGGGCCGGGTGGGAGTACAGGGGGCAACCGTTGGTCTCCTGGCCCTCCCCTTTGGCGGGGCCGCCCTTGTAGCACTGGTAGGTGGTGCACTCCGCCGAGCAGGTGCCCTGCTGCGCCCGCAGCTCGGTCACGGAGAGCTTGGCGAACATCCCGTTCATGCCGCCGATGGGGCACAGGTAGCGGCACCAAAACCGGCGCTCAAACAGGGCCGAGAAGATCATCGCTCCGGCGGTGATCAGCAGCAGCAGGCAGGCGGAGAGGTAGGCGGTGTTTTCTAGATTCCACACCTCTTCCCACACCAAGATCAGGGCAAATAGGGCGAACAGAAACCAGGCGCCCCAGCGCTCGGCGGCCTGACGGGGCCAGCGTTTGAGTTTTCCCGGAAATAGCCGCTGCGAAATCCACTGGGTGACTTCGCCGTAGATCATAAACGGGCACACCGCGCACCACAGCCGCCCCACAACCGGAAAGCTCAGCAGCACCAGGGGCCACCACCAGGCCCAAAACACGGTCAGCGCCACGTTCTGGTCTCGCGCCTGGGGGCCAAGCCAGAGCACCGCCACGACGACGGCAAACAGGCCCAGGGTAAGGCCGTAGTTGATGCGATCGGGCCACCAGGGGCTGCGCAGAAACCGGCGCAGGCCGGGGTAGCGGTTGAGCAGGTTCAGCCGCAGCTGTTTCTTTTTGCTTTGGGCGGGCCAGATGATTTCTTCGGTGATCAGGCCGCCGCCGGAGAGCTGGGCCGCCGCCCGCTCCACCAGGTTCTCCAGCTCCCGCAGGTTGTTGGGGAAGTCGTAGGACTGCAGGCGGCGAATGGCCTCGGGGGCAACGGTGATGCGCCCGGTACCCCGGCGGCGGCAGATTAGCGACAGGTAGTAGTTGACCCAGTCTTCGATGTCGGCCTTGCGCACCCGCAGGGGCGGCACCTTGATGGTGTCGTCG from Leptolyngbya sp. KIOST-1 carries:
- a CDS encoding cyclic nucleotide-binding domain-containing protein, which produces MTVSDRVIFLQERTPLSLLPATTLTPLAQRLEPLTLAAGDTVVEAERDPEGLYILWQGKLETEADLGGVSFLPGAVLNLEALLLEQPVAQTIRTLTDSTLWFIDRAQFQALVEQYPGILQTFTRQLVDAVKRLSFQFDREQERQGVLRPYLVAKAKRGVIGRSRYGDRLRAEIRQAASHRRSVLIFGEPGLEKDNLAALIHFGSIQRRQPIIKVDCGQLQASGADLFGRSGGRLGLLGALGAGTLVLNNPNELDAELVEPVAELLKTGQYRPVGRNGDAPLVTSEARIILLSEQGLPTLNEAIDDTIKVPPLRVRKADIEDWVNYYLSLICRRRGTGRITVAPEAIRRLQSYDFPNNLRELENLVERAAAQLSGGGLITEEIIWPAQSKKKQLRLNLLNRYPGLRRFLRSPWWPDRINYGLTLGLFAVVVAVLWLGPQARDQNVALTVFWAWWWPLVLLSFPVVGRLWCAVCPFMIYGEVTQWISQRLFPGKLKRWPRQAAERWGAWFLFALFALILVWEEVWNLENTAYLSACLLLLITAGAMIFSALFERRFWCRYLCPIGGMNGMFAKLSVTELRAQQGTCSAECTTYQCYKGGPAKGEGQETNGCPLYSHPAQLEDNRDCVLCMTCLKACPHRSVELNLRPPGIELWTTHRPRAAEVALMFLLLGAVYLHRLPEIQTRLGIQLPTETVLGHSLVSLGVLALPALLPLGVEGAQGLWRKSRGLSPRPVVRLAYGYLPLVWAANLAHYLRLGLGEGGRVLPVSLATFGLSGANLPVWVAHPAVVAFLQGATLLLGMGLSVWLTTKIGRQSSLQRWLQHACTVLLGLSLWSLIPGF